The following coding sequences lie in one Xiphophorus maculatus strain JP 163 A chromosome 4, X_maculatus-5.0-male, whole genome shotgun sequence genomic window:
- the rasa3 gene encoding ras GTPase-activating protein 3, with the protein MAVEEEGLRVFQSVKIKIGEAKNIPPYPGPNRMRDCYCTVNLDQEEVFRTKIVEKSLCPFYGEDFYCEIPRSFRHLSFYIFDRDVFRRDSSIGKVAVKKEDLQKYHGKDTWFQLQPVSADSEVQGKVHLELRLSEVITDSGVVNHKLATRVLECQGLPIVNGQCDPYAAVSLLGPSRSEAKKTKVKRKTNNPQFEETFYFEVTRPLSYTKRQFDVEEEDVDKLALRVDLWNASNLKFGDEFLGGVRVPLRVLGQAGVHDAWYFLLPRENGGKSVKVEDLGSLRLNIVYTEDHVFPSEHYTPLRDLLLQSANVEPVSASTAHILGEVCREKQEAAIPLVRLFLHYGKIVPFISAIAHAEINRTQDPNTIFRGNSLTSKCIDETMKLAGMHYLQVTLKPIIDEICTEHKSCEIDPVKLKESENLETNRENLRQYVDRIFNVITTSGVRCPTVMCDIFFSLRESAATRFQVDQDVRYTAVSSFIFLRFFAPAILSPNLFHLRPHHPDPATSRTLTLISKTIQTLGSLAKSKSANFKESYMAAFYDYFNEQKYADAVKNFLDLISTSGKWDQKSIETPIMLKEGFMIKRAQGRNRFGIKNFKKRWFRLTNHEFTYHKTKGEGALCSIPIENILAVERLEEESFKMKNMFQVIQPERALYIQANNCVEARDWIDILTKVSQCNRKRLSTYHPSAYLNGHWLCCKLSADTAPGCTPCTGGLPANIQLDVDGDRETERIYSLFGTYMTKLIKMQEACGSKSVYDGPEQEEYSTFVIDDPQETYKTLKQIISAVQTLEQQHTKYKRDKFKKTKIGSQEHPIGDKSFQCYIRQQSENTTYSI; encoded by the exons gGGAAGCAAAAAACATTCCACCATATCCGGGACCGAACAGGATGAGGGACTGCTACTGCACCGTCAACCTGGACCAAGAAGAGGTCTTCAGGACCAAGATTGTGGAAAAGTCACTTTG TCCTTTCTACGGGGAGGATTTCTACTGCGAGATTCCACGCAGCTTCAGACATCTCTCCTTCTACATTTTCGACAGGGACGTATTCAGGAGGGACTCCAGCATTG gcaaAGTTGCTGTGAAGAAAGAGGACCTGCAAAAATACCATGGGAAAGACACCTGGTTCCAGCTGCAGCCTGTCAGCGCTGACTCAGAAGTGCAG GGAAAAGTACACCTCGAGCTGCGCCTGAGTGAAGTTATCACCGACAGTGGAGTGGTCAATCATAAACTGGCCACACG AGTGTTGGAGTGCCAAGGCCTTCCAATAGTCAATGGACAGTGTGATCCCTACGCTGCTGTATCCTTACTCGGTCCTTCGAG GTCAGAGGCCAAGAAGACCAAGGTTAAGAGGAAAACCAACAATCCCCAGTTTGAGGAAACTTTCTACTTTGAG GTTACGCGACCACTGAGCTACACGAAGAGACAGTTTGATGTTGAAGAGGAGGACGTCGACAAACTGGCTCTGAG GGTGGATCTGTGGAATGCCAGCAACCTGAAGTTTGGGGACGAGTTCCTGGGTGGGGTGCGAGTCCCTCTGCGGGTTTTGGGCCAAGCTGGAGTGCATGATGCCTG GTACTTTCTGCTACCCAGGGAGAACGGAGGGAAGTCCGTTAAAGTGGAAGACCTCGGCTCTCTGCgtctaaacattgtttacaCCGAGGACCACGTCTTCCCCTCCGAACACTACACTCCCCTCAGAGATCTGCTGCTGCAATCTGCTAACGTGGAG CCTGTGTCAGCGTCCACCGCACACATTCTGGGGGAAGTGTGTCGAGAGAAGCAGGAAGCCGCCATCCCTCTCGTGCGTCTCTTTCTTCATTATGGCAAAATAGTGCCTTTCATCAGTGCCATTGCTCATGCAGAAATCAACCGCACACA GGATCCAAACACCATTTTCCGGGGAAACTCGCTGACTTCGAAGTGTATCGATGAGACCATGAAGCTGGCTGGGATGCACTATCTGCAAGTTACGCTTAAACCGATCATAGACGAG ATTTGCACAGAACACAAATCTTGCGAAATTGACCCCGTCAAGCTCAAGGAGTCGGAGAACTTGGAGACAAACAGA GAAAACCTTCGCCAGTACGTGGACCGCATCTTCAACGTCATCACCACCTCCGGCGTCCGCTGTCCCACCGTCATGTGCGACATCTTCTTCTCCCTGAGGGAGTCGGCTGCCACTAGGTTTCAAG TTGACCAAGATGTCCGATACACGGCCGTCAGCAGCTTCATCTTCCTGCGATTCTTTGCGCCAGCCATCCTCTCACCAAACTTGTTTCACCTACGGCCCCATCACCCC GATCCCGCCACTTCAAGAACCCTCACCCTCATCTCCAAGACAATACAGACTCTTGGAAGTCTCGCCAAGTCTAAATCT gcCAATTTCAAAGAGTCCTACATGGCTGCGTTTTACGACTACTTCAATGAGCAGAAATATGCAGATGCTGTAAAGAAT TTTCTGGACCTGATCTCCACTTCTGGCAAATGGGATCAGAAAAGCATTGAAACACCAATCATGCTCAAGGAGGG atttatgATAAAGAGAGCTCAGGGCAGAAACCGGTTTGGGATAAAGAACTTCAAGAAAAGATGGTTCCGACTCACCAACCATGAGTTCACCTATCACAAAACAAAAG GAGAGGGCGCTCTGTGCAGCATTCCTATAGAGAACATCTTGGCTGTGGAGAGGCTAGAAGAGGAGTCGTTCAAGATGAAAAAT ATGTTCCAGGTTATTCAGCCGGAGCGAGCGCTTTACATCCAAGCCAACAACTGTGTGGAGGCCCGAGACTGGATAGACATCCTGACCAAAGTCAGCCAGTGCAACCGCAAACGCCTGAGCACCTACCACCCTTCAGCCTACCTCAACGGCCACTGGCTCTGCTGCAAGCTGTCCGCAGACACAGCCCCGGGGTGTACACCCTGCACTGG CGGCTTACCTGCAAACATCCAGCTTGACGTAGACGGCGACAGAGAGACTGAGAGGATTTACTCCCTCTTCGGCACATACATGACCAAACTGATCAAAATGCAAG AGGCCTGTGGAAGTAAGTCCGTGTACGACGGGCCCGAACAGGAGGAGTATTCTACCTTTGTCATCGACGACCCCCAGGAGACGTACAAAACCCTGAAGCAGATCATTTCGGCTGTGCAGACGTTGGAGCAGCAGCACACCAAGTACAAACGGGACAAGTTCAAGAAGACAAAGATAGGCAGCCA GGAGCATCCAATCGGAGACAAGAGCTTTCAGTGCTACATTCGTCAGCAGTCTGAGAACACCACCTACTCTATCTAG